The proteins below come from a single Papaver somniferum cultivar HN1 chromosome 11, ASM357369v1, whole genome shotgun sequence genomic window:
- the LOC113324408 gene encoding uncharacterized protein LOC113324408: MKELCFMRNKAVFDDIQPNAVALKQRIMQHTKEYKVIIKGYMWNTVEDLQILKTFGMKCWKVKHIKIQECLFTFPIGDQILLYCDGDSRNNTREAGYGFVGRNSNGVVLIVVAGGMGIATNFMAEVFAVINDCEWAISKGFFKLCIRTDSQAVISSFSADKIPWYVQTRWNKIVEVLISCQFIHSYREINFSADGLAKMGALLARGENKIFLSRPSFMIQMENPDITYYGFS; encoded by the coding sequence ATGAAAGAATTATGTTTTATGAGAAATAAAGCAGTGTTTGATGATATACAACCAAATGCAGTAGCACTAAAGCAGAGAATAATGCAACATACTAAGGAATATAAAGTCATAATTAAGGGCTATATGTGGAACACAGTGGAGGATCTTCAAATCTTAAAAACCTTTGGTATGAAATGCTGGAAAGTGAAACATATCAAGATTCAAGAATGCTTATTTACTTTTCCCATAGGTGATCAAATATTATTATATTGTGATGGAGATTCTAGAAACAATACTAGAGAGGCTGGATATGGTTTTGTGGGAAGAAATTCAAATGGTGTTGTCCTAATTGTTGTTGCAGGTGGAATGGGGATTGCAACAAATTTCATGGCAGAAGTTTTTGCAGTTATAAATGATTGTGAATGGGCTATAAGCAAAGGGTTCTTCAAGTTATGCATCAGAACAGATTCCCAAGCAGTCATAAGTTCTTTTTCAGCAGATAAAATCCCTTGGTATGTGCAGACAAGGTGGAACAAAATAGTGGAAGTACTGATAAGCTGCCAATTCATCCATAGTTACAGAGAAATCAATTTCTCTGCAGATGGTCTTGCAAAAATGGGTGCTCTATTAGCTAGAGGTGAAAATAAAATCTTCCTAAGTAGACCTTCTTTTATGATTCAAATGGAAAACCCTGATATTACATATTATGGGTTTAGTTGA